In Quercus robur chromosome 11, dhQueRobu3.1, whole genome shotgun sequence, the sequence TATATAAGCTTATAGAAACCCAATTTCATGTCATCCATGTTTAATTCATTCACTTGCACATTGCCATTTCTAGTGTTATTTAGGATCTTGTACTAGAGGAGTGAGATTAGTATAGATGGTTGCATTTGTAGTTGTTCCTCCAGCACTAATTACACTAATAGTTGAATGAAAAAAGAGTATTGACATAAAGTCAAAAGCTTTGCAGCTCAACTGACACTTCCTGGAGTTTTCAACGGGTTTAAATCTCCACTAccccattgtaactattgaatttttcaaaaaaattgacataaattTTCATGGCCAAGCAGTAAATATACTTGGCCAAAGGACCTCCTCCATTCATATGAAAAGTAAGGAATCTTTAGTTTGCAAGAGAAAAGACTTCTACAAATTGAATAATTTATGGTTGCCTTTAGAACCCATTTCTTCTTGGTATGAAATAATAAGAACCATTTGGAAGTTGGCCTCGCTAGCAGATTTTTAAATCTGATCTATTCTACTAAAGATAagaagggaagaagaagaccaGATCGCCTGGATTccaacaaaaagtaaaatattgaGGTCAAGTCCTTGTATATTGGCAAACTCGCTTCTTTccttggaagagtatttggaGGGTTAAAGCCCCTACCAAAGTAACTTTCTTTACATGGACTGACAACTGcttgaggaaattttttttatgatgtgtAACTTAATTCAATGGAATATTGTTGTCGTGGATTGCTCCTGCATGTGCAAGAGGAATGGGGAATCAGTTGAGCATACTTTTCCACACTGATATTGCCACAGATTGTTGGCCTCttgtgctttgtttctttgggGTGCAGTGGGTTATGCCTCAAAAGGTGATTGATTTACTGGCATGTTGGAAGGGTCATTTTGACAGGCATCGATATTGAAATATTTGGAATGCTATTCCTTAGGCCTGTTGTGGACTATTTGGAGAGAACATGATAGGCAAACGTTTGAAAGAGTTAAACAAACTATGACAGAACTGAGACGATTTTCTTACATTCGTTGTATGACTAAATGACTGCATTCGCCAGCCAGTCTTTCTCAAAtctgttattttttctttatagttGTAATTTTAGATGATTACTGTATTACAAtccattttcattcaataaaagataaaactcttataaaaaatagtaaaaaaaatttctaatggTTCTTCTTATGGTTTCATACCAAGAAGAGATGACGTCTTTCTAATGCTGATTAACTCAAAGTGATTTTCGAGTTCTTCAGTTTGTTGTGTAGTACTGTTCTCAAGGAAACCCAAGAaggccttttaaaaaaataattaattaatctaCTTTAAGcccttatctctctctttcttggtgcctttatagttttttcttcattttcttctctacAAATTTACAAGTAGTACTAGAAATAGTAATATGCCTGTAATGATTACATATTTTGCATATACACTctaaaccaaacacaaacacaatgatgctaaaaaaaaagtggaCAGGATCTTGTTGGTGCAAAGAGCATTGTTAATCTCATGCCTATATCTTTGACTTCCTATAGGATCTCTTGCTTTTGGGTCATATcttcaattttcctttttcttttgaagatttttttctATCCACATCAGTTATCAAACTTAAGTTTTAAGATTTTTTGTGTATTAATGATTCTagaagtaaaaaattattaacttttgtgTAGTTTGAAATGGTTTTGTTTGGGCTTTTTGTTAGAGTGGACACAGTTTTGGGAGGAGGAATATTTTGTTAAACACTTATATGTCAAAACCATGTACAGTGAAATGTAATATACATGTAATGATTACAAATTTGGCATCGACATGTTGACACATAAATTCTACCTCAGTTATTTCGTTATGAAACATGTATTTTCCGATACttattaaattggtttttttgcGTGTAGTTAGGAATGGGTAACAAGAAGAAGGCTGCAGCAACTTTCATCCGTCTTGTCTCAACTGCTGGGACTGGTTTCTTCTATGTCAAGAGGAAGCCTACTAAGATGACTGAGAAGCTGGAGTTTCGGAAATATGACCCTCGGGTGAATCGTCATGTCTTGTTTAAGGAAGCGAAAATGAAGTGAGAGGTTTCTCGTGTGGTAGGTCTATGTATTCCATATACTCTACTAGATCAatgttctgtttttgtttttgttttggtagaCAATTTATGAATTAACGTGAACCAAATCATTATAACAATTATTTCTGATGCTAATCTGCAGTAAATACTCCCTCATCTCccccttttctctcttattATCATTATATAATCTTTTGATCGCCATTTGATGGTCATTTCAAAGACAATCCTTGGATTAAATAGGATGATCTTCATGGGTTAATTGCTACCTAACTGAATATATTGTGGTTTATACTGGTGATCTGCTTTTGTGTTCACAAGGGTGTACTATGTTGCTTTGTGATCATATTGGGCTTTTGTTTTACAATTGCTGTCTTTAGatagttgttttttttgttagggGTATGCATTCAACCATTAGCTTGAGCCAGACCGAACTGATTCAACCCCTTGGCTGGGTTTTTATGGCTTGATGGGTTGGATTGGGTCCTAAAATTTGTTTCAAGCTTAGGTCTGGGTTGGCAAaattttgcattgtttttgAGCTCTATGGTTGCTATCTGGGATTTTGTATATTTCAGTCTCGTCACTACCATTTTATTTGACATGTTCCTGGGTTTCATGGTTGGACTTTTAGGCTTGTATGTTAATTTTTCTTAATCGGATTTACATTAGTTTTGGGCTACAATTGCCTTAATTGGAGTTTCATACATTCCATTAACTTCTGAGAAGGGGAGCTTTTGGGCTTGTCCTCACAAGGGGTAAGGGATTAAGGGTTGAAAAAaagtctttattttttggcgAACTCTAACTTAGGTTGTTTGGGAACTGCTAAGGCCTTCAATagatcaaaaaacaaaaaaaaaattgcttttgttGTATCTATATCGAAGTAAAATAAGAGGAATTAGTGAGTTTGTTGTTTGACTTTTGTTTGGAACTGAAAGCCAACAGAGTTCAATTCCATTTTGTAGAATTGACACATGAATTCCACgaactaaagttttttttacaaaaatcaattttGCTATATTCATTTAAAAACTCAGAATTTCTTGTCACACTTTACAAATAAAagtatggaaaaataaaaagcaagcAGCAccatagatttatttatttattttttggctggAAAGGCAACACTACCATAGATGGAAACATGAACATGATAATTTACTAAAAGAAAGCAGAATAGCTTTCATTTACACTCACAAGGTTGGTCCTTGATCAAATTATTTAGTAAGGAACCCAAAGAAGATTATTAGCAGAGAAGAAGTGGCAAATTGGATATGTTCCTGGCTTGAT encodes:
- the LOC126706334 gene encoding uncharacterized protein LOC126706334; this encodes MGNKKKAAATFIRLVSTAGTGFFYVKRKPTKMTEKLEFRKYDPRVNRHVLFKEAKMK